One Curtobacterium herbarum genomic window carries:
- a CDS encoding ThuA domain-containing protein — protein sequence MQRQALVVRGGWDGHMPVETTELFIPFLRENGFDVRVEEGTAVYADPAVMDTIDLIVQVNTMSTIAKEEFDGLQRAVLAGTGMAGWHGGIADSYRDNADYLHMIGGQFAHHAGKHPDERVGEQSDNYIPYTVHVTDLGREHPIMQGIDDFDLVSEQYWVLSDEYDDVLATTTQEARAWDAWNRPVTAPAIWTRQWGEGRIFVSAPGHRIEIVESQPVRTIIERGLLWAAR from the coding sequence ATGCAACGCCAGGCACTCGTCGTCCGCGGCGGTTGGGACGGGCACATGCCCGTCGAGACCACCGAGCTCTTCATCCCCTTCCTCCGCGAGAACGGGTTCGACGTCCGCGTCGAGGAGGGCACCGCCGTCTACGCCGACCCGGCCGTGATGGACACGATCGACCTCATCGTGCAGGTCAACACCATGTCGACCATCGCGAAGGAGGAGTTCGACGGCCTGCAGCGCGCGGTCCTCGCCGGCACCGGGATGGCCGGCTGGCACGGCGGCATCGCGGACTCGTACCGGGACAACGCCGACTACCTGCACATGATCGGCGGCCAGTTCGCCCACCACGCGGGCAAGCACCCGGACGAGCGGGTGGGCGAGCAGTCGGACAACTACATCCCGTACACCGTGCACGTCACCGACCTCGGCCGCGAACACCCGATCATGCAGGGCATCGACGACTTCGACCTGGTCAGCGAGCAGTACTGGGTGCTCAGCGACGAGTACGACGACGTCCTCGCCACCACCACCCAGGAGGCCCGTGCCTGGGACGCGTGGAACCGTCCCGTGACCGCGCCCGCGATCTGGACACGGCAGTGGGGCGAGGGGCGCATCTTCGTCTCGGCACCCGGGCACCGGATCGAGATCGTCGAGTCGCAGCCGGTCCGCACCATCATCGAGCGCGGCCTGCTGTGGGCAGCCCGATGA
- a CDS encoding Gfo/Idh/MocA family protein has product MTEDRLRVAMVGHGFMGAAHSQAWRVAPRFFPLDREPEMTVVVGRDPERTEAARARFGWQRAETDWRRVVEDPDIDVVDVCSPGSSHVEVAIAALAAGKHVLCEKPLANTVAEAEAMVAAAESAAARGIRSMVGFSYRRVPALAFARQLVQAGRIGEVRHARALYLQDWLTDADGPMTWRLDAALAGSGSLGDIGAHAVDLVEHITGATLGTVSGTLETFVHERPLLADGVGLSGTASDQRGQVTVDDAAWFTGRLTGGAARPGGTVATFEATRYATGRKNGLTIEISGSTGAIAFDLEALNELRVYDTDAPAGEQGFRRVLVTEPEHPYMANWWPTGHPIGYEHTFVHEVVDFVTAITTGQQPEPSFAVGLHVQDVLDAVQRSAAAGSAWTPIPTR; this is encoded by the coding sequence ATGACGGAGGACCGGTTGCGGGTCGCGATGGTGGGACACGGCTTCATGGGGGCCGCGCACTCGCAGGCCTGGCGGGTCGCCCCGCGCTTCTTCCCGCTCGACCGCGAGCCCGAGATGACCGTCGTCGTCGGCCGCGACCCGGAACGCACCGAGGCCGCCCGCGCCCGCTTCGGCTGGCAGCGCGCCGAGACCGACTGGCGCCGTGTCGTCGAGGACCCGGACATCGACGTCGTCGACGTCTGCTCGCCCGGCTCCTCGCACGTCGAGGTCGCGATCGCAGCGCTGGCGGCCGGCAAGCACGTCCTCTGCGAGAAGCCGCTCGCCAACACCGTCGCCGAGGCGGAGGCCATGGTCGCCGCCGCCGAATCGGCCGCCGCGCGCGGGATCCGCTCGATGGTCGGCTTCAGCTACCGGCGCGTCCCCGCCCTGGCGTTCGCCCGCCAGCTCGTCCAGGCCGGCCGCATCGGCGAGGTCCGCCACGCCCGCGCCCTGTACCTGCAGGACTGGCTCACCGACGCCGACGGCCCGATGACCTGGCGGCTGGACGCAGCGCTCGCCGGGTCCGGCTCGCTCGGCGACATCGGCGCGCACGCCGTGGACCTCGTCGAACACATCACCGGCGCGACGCTCGGCACGGTCAGCGGCACGCTCGAGACGTTCGTGCACGAGCGCCCGCTGCTCGCCGACGGTGTCGGCCTGTCCGGCACCGCCTCCGACCAGCGCGGGCAGGTCACCGTCGACGACGCCGCCTGGTTCACGGGTCGACTGACGGGAGGCGCGGCCCGGCCGGGCGGGACCGTCGCCACGTTCGAGGCCACCCGGTACGCGACCGGGCGGAAGAACGGCCTGACGATCGAGATCAGCGGGTCCACCGGGGCGATCGCCTTCGACCTCGAGGCCCTGAACGAACTCCGCGTGTACGACACGGACGCACCCGCGGGGGAGCAGGGGTTCCGCCGGGTCCTCGTCACCGAGCCGGAGCACCCGTACATGGCGAACTGGTGGCCGACCGGACACCCGATCGGCTACGAGCACACCTTCGTCCACGAGGTCGTCGACTTCGTCACGGCGATCACCACCGGGCAGCAGCCCGAGCCGTCCTTCGCCGTCGGGCTGCACGTGCAGGACGTCCTGGACGCCGTGCAGCGGAGCGCCGCCGCCGGCAGCGCTTGGACCCCGATCCCCACCCGATGA
- a CDS encoding class I SAM-dependent methyltransferase: protein MSMDHVDVDWEHARDTNRANWDDRVPIHEGAYGLDAYADPAHRSDVVRQDLPVLTPWLPGGSLAGLDLCHLQCHIGTDTVSLAREGARVTGVDFSHPALVSAAALAERSAVDVTWVEADVLDARAAVTGDFDVVYTSIGTICWLADLDRWAAQVAGLLRPGGVFFIRDGHPALFALDEAADELVTRHRYFPDGTAQQWDDASTYAGDGTVARTRTYEWPHPLSEIVNALLGAGLRLRRLDEGRTLPWRFSPRMEQAAGGDWVWPAADRDRIPTTFTIVATRD from the coding sequence ATGAGCATGGACCACGTCGACGTCGACTGGGAGCACGCCCGCGACACGAACCGCGCCAACTGGGACGACCGCGTGCCCATCCACGAGGGCGCCTACGGGCTCGACGCCTACGCCGACCCGGCGCACCGTTCCGACGTCGTCCGGCAGGACCTCCCGGTGCTCACCCCGTGGCTGCCGGGCGGTTCGCTCGCCGGACTCGACCTGTGCCACCTGCAGTGCCACATCGGCACCGACACCGTCTCGCTCGCCCGCGAGGGCGCCCGCGTCACCGGCGTCGACTTCTCCCACCCGGCGCTGGTGTCCGCCGCCGCCCTGGCCGAGCGCTCCGCCGTCGACGTCACCTGGGTGGAGGCCGACGTCCTCGACGCCCGGGCCGCGGTCACCGGGGACTTCGACGTCGTCTACACGAGCATCGGCACGATCTGCTGGCTGGCGGACCTCGACCGGTGGGCCGCACAGGTCGCCGGACTGCTCCGACCCGGCGGCGTCTTCTTCATCCGCGACGGCCACCCGGCCCTGTTCGCGCTCGACGAGGCCGCCGACGAGCTCGTCACCCGCCACCGGTACTTCCCGGACGGCACCGCCCAGCAGTGGGACGACGCCAGCACCTACGCGGGCGACGGCACAGTGGCCAGGACCCGGACCTACGAGTGGCCGCACCCGCTGTCCGAGATCGTCAACGCCCTGCTCGGGGCCGGCCTGCGCCTCCGCCGACTCGACGAGGGCCGCACGCTGCCGTGGCGGTTCAGCCCACGGATGGAGCAGGCGGCGGGCGGCGACTGGGTGTGGCCCGCCGCGGACCGCGACCGGATCCCGACCACCTTCACCATCGTCGCCACCCGCGACTGA
- a CDS encoding Asp23/Gls24 family envelope stress response protein, whose amino-acid sequence MSDDDQTLPADALPADGLPDADLDGHTFDELAEYLDRGRTPRDPDIESSAACRLALSNMQRLRELSVGAMQRRADTDPDPAREDAWIDGLLATIRAEITSGRDVPVSHPDPRLRLTLTEAAVRNLVRRAGDTTGGIVMGRCTLTGDVSTPGTPITVDLTAAIAYGQVADETAERLRRRVADVLTRHTELVIEQIDVTFDDVYVPQEHP is encoded by the coding sequence ATGAGCGACGACGACCAGACCCTGCCCGCGGACGCCCTGCCCGCCGACGGTCTGCCCGATGCCGACCTCGACGGCCACACCTTCGACGAGCTCGCGGAGTACCTGGACCGCGGCCGCACCCCGCGTGACCCCGACATCGAGTCCTCGGCCGCCTGCCGCCTCGCCCTGTCGAACATGCAGCGCCTCCGCGAACTGTCGGTCGGCGCCATGCAGCGCCGGGCCGACACGGACCCCGACCCCGCCCGCGAGGACGCCTGGATCGACGGCCTCCTCGCCACCATCCGGGCCGAGATCACCTCCGGCCGCGACGTCCCGGTCAGCCACCCGGACCCCCGGCTCCGGCTCACGCTCACCGAGGCCGCGGTCCGCAACCTGGTCCGTCGCGCCGGCGACACCACCGGCGGGATCGTGATGGGACGCTGCACCCTGACCGGCGACGTCTCGACGCCGGGGACACCGATCACGGTCGACCTGACCGCGGCGATCGCGTACGGGCAGGTCGCCGACGAGACCGCCGAGCGCCTCCGTCGACGGGTGGCCGACGTCCTCACCCGGCACACCGAACTCGTCATCGAGCAGATCGACGTCACCTTCGACGACGTCTACGTCCCCCAGGAGCACCCGTGA
- a CDS encoding RNA polymerase sigma factor, whose product MTDDDPLGRAEDSTLVVRAADGDVPSFAVLARRHGPLMRVYAEQMLGSNVESDDVVQESFLTGWRRLSDLDTPAHFRPWMMQIVTRKAIDRLRRRRHHDDIDGYERPADPAQSPERIVEARLQLDAMWAALDRLPADQRRCWLLRETAGYSYQEISEALELPVSTVRGLLARARQFLLREMEAWR is encoded by the coding sequence ATGACCGACGACGACCCGCTCGGCCGCGCCGAGGACTCGACGCTCGTCGTGCGTGCCGCCGACGGCGACGTGCCGTCCTTCGCGGTCCTCGCCCGCCGTCACGGTCCGCTGATGCGCGTCTACGCCGAGCAGATGCTCGGGTCGAACGTCGAGTCCGACGACGTCGTGCAGGAGTCGTTCCTCACCGGGTGGCGCCGCCTGTCGGACCTCGACACCCCCGCCCACTTCCGGCCGTGGATGATGCAGATCGTCACCCGCAAGGCCATCGACCGCCTGCGTCGACGCCGGCACCACGACGACATCGACGGGTACGAACGGCCGGCCGACCCGGCACAGAGCCCGGAGCGTATCGTCGAGGCGCGGCTGCAGCTCGACGCGATGTGGGCTGCGCTGGACCGGCTCCCTGCCGACCAGCGTCGCTGCTGGCTGTTGCGGGAGACGGCCGGGTACAGCTACCAGGAGATCAGCGAGGCGCTGGAGCTGCCGGTCTCGACGGTCCGAGGGCTCCTCGCTCGGGCACGGCAGTTCCTGCTCCGGGAGATGGAGGCGTGGCGATGA
- a CDS encoding Asp23/Gls24 family envelope stress response protein — MADTTTPDTLATSAKNTGTHAASGKTVIDDTVVSKVAGIAAREVNGVHGLGGGAARAIGAIRDAIGQRDLGQGVKVEVGEKQVAADITIVAEYPVKLQQVAEGVRSSVSRALEQIVGMEVAEVNVTIQDVYIPGDDDDNDEKKESRVE, encoded by the coding sequence ATGGCCGACACCACCACCCCCGACACCCTCGCCACCAGCGCGAAGAACACGGGCACCCACGCCGCCTCGGGCAAGACCGTCATCGACGACACCGTCGTCTCGAAGGTCGCCGGCATCGCCGCCCGCGAGGTCAACGGCGTGCACGGCCTCGGCGGCGGTGCCGCCCGTGCCATCGGCGCGATCCGCGACGCCATCGGCCAGCGCGACCTCGGTCAGGGCGTCAAGGTCGAGGTCGGCGAGAAGCAGGTCGCCGCCGACATCACGATCGTCGCCGAGTACCCGGTGAAGCTGCAGCAGGTCGCCGAGGGCGTCCGCTCGTCGGTCTCCCGCGCGCTCGAGCAGATCGTCGGCATGGAGGTCGCCGAGGTCAACGTCACCATCCAGGACGTCTACATCCCGGGTGACGACGACGACAACGACGAGAAGAAGGAATCGCGGGTCGAGTAG
- the aqpZ gene encoding aquaporin Z encodes MARDREPVSTSTSEQRREDAAAWSPTARYLAEFFGTFLLVLGGVGTALFTAGFPSTTDNQTGVGFLGVALAFGLSVMAGIAAVGHISGGHFNPAVTLGLLAAGRTDGRHVPGYLVSQVLGGLAATSVIAAVLSGKQGAFAAAVDSGFASNGFGASSPGGFGLGSVLLAEAVLTGVFVAVILSVTAKQEYQALAPTGIGLTLTLIHLVSIPISNTSVNPARSIATAVYGGAVPLGQLWAFIVAPIVGGVVAGIVVRLVRRRDRH; translated from the coding sequence GTGGCCCGCGATCGTGAACCCGTCAGCACGTCGACCTCCGAGCAGCGTCGAGAAGACGCTGCCGCCTGGTCACCCACTGCCCGGTACCTGGCCGAGTTCTTCGGCACCTTCCTGCTCGTCCTGGGCGGTGTCGGCACGGCACTGTTTACCGCCGGGTTCCCGAGCACGACGGACAACCAGACCGGCGTCGGGTTCCTCGGCGTCGCGCTGGCGTTCGGACTCTCGGTCATGGCGGGCATCGCCGCCGTCGGCCACATCTCCGGCGGGCACTTCAACCCCGCGGTGACGCTCGGACTGCTCGCGGCCGGACGCACCGACGGCCGGCACGTCCCCGGGTACCTGGTGTCCCAGGTGCTGGGTGGACTCGCGGCGACGAGCGTGATCGCGGCCGTGCTGTCCGGCAAGCAGGGGGCGTTCGCCGCGGCGGTCGACTCCGGCTTCGCGTCGAACGGCTTCGGCGCCTCGAGCCCGGGCGGCTTCGGGCTCGGGTCCGTGCTGCTCGCCGAGGCCGTGCTCACCGGTGTCTTCGTCGCCGTCATCCTGTCGGTGACGGCGAAGCAGGAGTACCAGGCGCTCGCCCCGACCGGCATCGGCCTGACGCTCACCCTGATCCACCTGGTGAGCATCCCGATCAGCAACACCTCGGTGAACCCGGCGCGGTCGATCGCGACCGCGGTCTACGGCGGGGCGGTGCCGCTCGGGCAGCTGTGGGCGTTCATCGTCGCGCCGATCGTCGGTGGTGTCGTCGCCGGCATCGTCGTCCGCCTCGTGCGTCGGCGCGACCGGCACTGA
- a CDS encoding LacI family DNA-binding transcriptional regulator → MTGGTPTPRKATRRDVARLAGVSDAVVSYTLNGTAPVAATTAERVLAAVEQLGYRPNQAARALRSGSADTLAFLVPSSSDPVFTNPFFGEYASTLEAAARDRGYALYTTATSFHPDEVLARFREFAARQIDGVLVLAGDTPLDSTALDRVGLPWIALNVATRERGVASLGTDLRAGAVATTTHLLEHGHGSVGFVGQDDPSEPRYIGWLQACAAAGVPAGPFVAAEVTRPGGRDAGHRIVDDRAADPGRAPRAFFVASDRTAVGVLRAFHERGIRVPEDIAIASFDGSSEAEYAWPGLTTFRQPVDEMARSAVTRLLATDRDHAHELFPGELVLRRSCGCPDAGR, encoded by the coding sequence ATGACGGGCGGGACGCCGACGCCGCGGAAGGCGACCCGACGGGACGTCGCCCGGCTCGCCGGGGTGAGCGACGCGGTCGTCAGCTACACCCTGAACGGCACGGCGCCGGTCGCCGCCACGACGGCGGAACGGGTCCTGGCCGCCGTCGAACAGCTCGGCTACCGGCCGAACCAGGCCGCACGCGCCCTGCGCTCCGGCTCGGCCGACACGCTCGCCTTCCTCGTGCCGAGCAGCAGCGACCCCGTCTTCACCAACCCGTTCTTCGGTGAGTACGCCAGCACCCTGGAGGCTGCTGCCCGCGACCGCGGGTACGCCCTGTACACGACGGCCACGTCCTTCCACCCCGACGAGGTGCTCGCCCGGTTCCGCGAGTTCGCCGCGCGCCAGATCGACGGCGTGCTCGTGCTGGCAGGGGACACCCCGCTCGACAGCACGGCCCTCGACCGTGTCGGCCTGCCGTGGATCGCCCTCAACGTCGCCACCCGCGAGCGCGGGGTCGCGAGCCTCGGCACCGACCTCCGCGCGGGGGCGGTCGCGACGACGACGCACCTGCTCGAGCACGGCCACGGATCCGTCGGGTTCGTCGGTCAGGACGACCCGAGCGAGCCGCGGTACATCGGGTGGCTGCAGGCCTGCGCCGCCGCCGGGGTGCCGGCCGGGCCGTTCGTCGCGGCCGAGGTCACCCGCCCGGGCGGTCGGGATGCCGGGCACCGGATCGTCGACGACCGGGCAGCGGACCCCGGTCGTGCGCCGCGGGCGTTCTTCGTCGCGTCCGACCGGACCGCGGTGGGCGTGCTGCGGGCCTTCCACGAGCGCGGCATCCGGGTGCCGGAGGACATCGCGATCGCGTCCTTCGACGGCTCCTCGGAAGCGGAGTACGCCTGGCCGGGCCTGACCACCTTCCGGCAGCCGGTCGACGAGATGGCGCGGAGCGCGGTCACGCGGCTGCTGGCGACCGATCGCGACCACGCGCACGAACTGTTCCCCGGCGAGCTCGTCCTCCGACGCTCGTGCGGGTGTCCCGACGCAGGTCGCTGA
- a CDS encoding Gfo/Idh/MocA family protein, producing the protein MTFTLGMVGAGQFSSHFAALFQLHPGISAVYATDVIEGRAQRLVDDLGLAGTYADLDAMLDDPAIDAVAVFTQRWTHGPIVARALQAGKHVYSAVPMAVTQQEIAEVIDLVTATGLTYMMGETSQYNPATVFARQKVEQGAFGRVFYAEGDYLHDMDLGFYDAYRFSGGDDWKATASYPPMWYPTHAIGGVLGAMPRHATSVSCIGVRDDRDDGVFDKQVSMFDNDFSNMTALFELDGGGSMRINEFRRVGYPSPIRESRFRWFGTEGSFEQLAETSVWQDKDGVQDVSDLLASEPAIGLDDPLLADIAPSLREAFSSGHAEVHQAEAERLPSEFDVAPDGHEGSHRFLVDDFVRAVAGGTLPTVNAWVAARYTLPGLIAFQSALQDGARLPIPDFGDAPVPVGSPLPVRSASSGA; encoded by the coding sequence ATGACGTTCACCCTCGGCATGGTCGGTGCCGGCCAGTTCTCGTCCCACTTCGCCGCACTGTTCCAGCTGCACCCCGGCATCTCGGCCGTGTACGCCACCGACGTCATCGAGGGCCGCGCGCAGCGACTGGTCGACGACCTCGGCCTCGCCGGCACGTACGCCGACCTCGACGCGATGCTCGACGACCCCGCGATCGACGCCGTCGCCGTCTTCACCCAGCGCTGGACGCACGGGCCGATCGTCGCCCGGGCGCTGCAGGCCGGCAAGCACGTGTACTCCGCGGTGCCGATGGCCGTGACGCAGCAGGAGATCGCCGAGGTCATCGACCTGGTCACCGCGACCGGGCTGACCTACATGATGGGTGAGACCAGCCAGTACAACCCGGCGACGGTCTTCGCGCGGCAGAAGGTCGAGCAGGGTGCGTTCGGCCGGGTGTTCTACGCCGAGGGCGACTACCTGCACGACATGGACCTCGGGTTCTACGACGCGTACAGGTTCAGCGGCGGCGACGACTGGAAGGCCACTGCCAGCTACCCGCCGATGTGGTACCCGACGCACGCGATCGGGGGCGTCCTGGGTGCCATGCCCCGGCACGCGACGAGCGTCAGCTGCATCGGTGTCCGCGACGACCGCGACGACGGGGTGTTCGACAAGCAGGTCAGCATGTTCGACAACGACTTCTCGAACATGACCGCCCTGTTCGAGCTCGACGGCGGCGGGTCCATGCGCATCAACGAGTTCCGTCGCGTCGGCTACCCGTCCCCGATCCGCGAGAGCCGGTTCCGCTGGTTCGGCACCGAGGGCAGCTTCGAACAGCTCGCGGAGACCTCGGTCTGGCAGGACAAGGACGGGGTGCAGGACGTTTCCGACCTGCTCGCCTCGGAGCCCGCGATCGGCCTGGACGACCCGCTGCTGGCGGACATCGCGCCGTCCCTCCGCGAAGCCTTCAGCTCCGGGCACGCGGAGGTCCACCAGGCGGAGGCCGAGCGCCTGCCGTCCGAGTTCGACGTCGCCCCGGACGGCCACGAGGGCAGTCACCGGTTCCTGGTCGACGACTTCGTCCGCGCGGTCGCCGGCGGCACGCTGCCCACCGTCAACGCCTGGGTCGCGGCGCGGTACACGCTGCCCGGACTGATCGCGTTCCAGTCCGCCCTGCAGGACGGCGCACGGCTGCCGATCCCCGACTTCGGGGACGCCCCGGTGCCGGTCGGGTCGCCGCTGCCGGTCCGGAGCGCATCGTCCGGAGCGTGA
- a CDS encoding GrpB family protein, translating to MSTDPAEQSGSRPTLEALARRASVSPATVSKVLNGRPGVSGPTRERVERLLAGSGYAQRDTPPGPGSLVELVVEDLASEWSIEIVRGVESVAREHGYALSLSALGPDHAVGEDWITGVLHRRPAAIVLQFSALTAGRRDQLRARGIPFTVVDPVGDPPADVPVVGATNTAGGAAATEHLLDLGHTRIAAIAGPLDMACAVDRLAGHRAALAAAGLEARPAAATPVPAAMSDPAAMSVPSGAPAPSGTPDPSVVVARFSREDGERAARELLALHPRPTAIVTGNDLQALGVLDAARSFGLRVPEDLSVVGFDDVAPARWARPALTTIRQPLQEMAERATRMALRQHAGAGVDEPAGGAPDEPVRVELATTLVVRDSTAAPGVGAGDEPPVRDHVLADEPRDVTTVEIVGGPEALRVGLHEHDPAWAVTFAEHRERILRAVGPLDVRVEHIGSTSVPGLAAKPIVDLVVVVPDITDESAYLDPLLGSGYELRVREPGHRLVRTPTRDVHVHVYERGATAVEDYLLLRDRLRNDPDDRALYEATKRALLSGTWDDMNDYADAKTDVIRAVMDRARAAVTLPG from the coding sequence ATGTCCACCGACCCCGCGGAACAGTCCGGCTCCCGCCCCACGCTCGAGGCCCTCGCGCGCCGGGCATCGGTGTCCCCGGCCACCGTGTCGAAGGTCCTGAACGGTCGGCCCGGCGTCTCCGGGCCGACCCGGGAGCGCGTGGAACGCCTGCTCGCCGGCTCCGGCTACGCCCAGCGGGACACCCCGCCCGGCCCCGGCTCGCTCGTCGAACTCGTCGTCGAGGACCTGGCCAGCGAGTGGTCGATCGAGATCGTCCGCGGGGTCGAGTCCGTCGCCCGCGAGCACGGGTACGCCCTGTCCCTCTCCGCCCTCGGCCCGGACCACGCCGTCGGCGAGGACTGGATCACCGGCGTCCTGCACCGCCGACCCGCGGCGATCGTGCTGCAGTTCTCCGCCCTCACCGCGGGCCGTCGCGACCAGCTCCGCGCCCGCGGCATCCCGTTCACGGTCGTCGACCCGGTCGGCGACCCGCCCGCCGACGTCCCCGTCGTGGGTGCGACCAACACCGCCGGGGGCGCGGCCGCGACCGAGCACCTGCTGGACCTCGGCCACACCCGCATCGCGGCGATCGCCGGGCCGCTCGACATGGCCTGCGCGGTCGACCGGTTGGCCGGGCACCGTGCGGCGCTCGCCGCAGCCGGACTGGAGGCCCGCCCCGCCGCCGCCACGCCCGTCCCGGCCGCCATGTCCGACCCGGCCGCCATGTCCGTCCCGTCCGGCGCGCCCGCCCCGTCCGGCACGCCCGATCCGTCCGTCGTCGTCGCCCGGTTCAGCCGGGAGGACGGCGAACGCGCGGCTCGCGAACTGCTGGCGCTCCACCCCCGGCCGACGGCGATCGTCACCGGCAACGACCTGCAGGCCCTCGGCGTGCTCGACGCCGCGCGGTCGTTCGGGCTGCGGGTGCCGGAGGACCTGTCCGTCGTCGGGTTCGACGACGTCGCTCCGGCACGGTGGGCGCGGCCCGCGCTGACGACGATCCGGCAGCCCCTGCAGGAGATGGCGGAGCGGGCGACCCGGATGGCGCTGCGCCAGCACGCCGGTGCCGGCGTCGACGAGCCCGCGGGTGGCGCGCCGGACGAGCCGGTCCGGGTCGAGCTCGCCACGACGCTCGTGGTCCGCGATTCGACGGCCGCACCCGGTGTCGGGGCGGGGGACGAGCCTCCCGTCCGTGATCACGTGCTGGCCGACGAGCCCCGTGACGTGACCACCGTCGAGATCGTGGGCGGACCCGAGGCACTGCGTGTCGGACTGCACGAGCACGACCCGGCCTGGGCGGTGACGTTCGCGGAGCACCGGGAGCGGATCCTCCGCGCGGTCGGACCGCTCGACGTGCGGGTCGAGCACATCGGGTCGACCTCGGTGCCGGGGCTCGCCGCCAAGCCGATCGTCGACCTGGTCGTCGTCGTGCCGGACATCACCGACGAGTCCGCGTACCTCGACCCGCTGCTGGGTTCCGGCTACGAGCTGCGGGTGCGGGAGCCCGGCCACCGGCTGGTGCGGACGCCGACGCGGGACGTCCACGTGCACGTCTACGAGCGAGGCGCGACCGCGGTCGAGGACTACCTGCTGCTGCGCGACCGGCTGCGGAACGACCCGGACGACCGGGCACTGTACGAGGCGACGAAGCGGGCCCTGCTCAGCGGGACGTGGGACGACATGAACGACTACGCGGACGCGAAGACCGACGTGATCCGCGCGGTGATGGACCGGGCGCGGGCAGCGGTGACGTTACCCGGGTAA